The Myxococcota bacterium genome contains a region encoding:
- a CDS encoding metallophosphoesterase encodes MMHRQIVLVATLLALAIGCARPPEPRYEARGAEVRLSLLALGDWGRRPKEGQTPAKQLRVAEALAAEDRRAPADALIFVGDNFYPHGLEASEVEMRLRANLVGPYCHFVALTARGAATLGEACLEPEARRHPLPLWAVLGNHDTSAESIALERERVPLYVSNWKLLGLPVETVELPQGVSLVFYDSTALHRTANAASLPLLTRALAQSRGPWRVLVAHHPLDGREVDVPIQRALAAAGVRAQLLLAGHIHDLRGAAGEAPQPAFQLVSGGGGGSESSHQTLPGELYQLASTGFARVDLVGAGASAHLRLRLFAVSAVDVPRVVAAWTVSESGAVTSETLGSAAE; translated from the coding sequence ATGATGCACAGGCAAATCGTCCTGGTAGCGACGCTTCTCGCGCTGGCAATCGGCTGCGCGCGCCCGCCGGAGCCGCGCTACGAGGCCCGCGGCGCGGAGGTGCGGCTCTCGCTGCTCGCGCTCGGCGATTGGGGCCGCCGGCCGAAGGAAGGCCAGACACCCGCGAAACAATTGCGTGTCGCCGAGGCGCTCGCCGCCGAGGACCGCCGCGCGCCCGCGGACGCGCTGATCTTCGTGGGCGACAACTTCTACCCGCACGGCCTGGAAGCGAGCGAGGTCGAGATGCGGCTGCGCGCGAACCTGGTCGGCCCGTATTGTCACTTCGTGGCCCTGACCGCGCGTGGCGCCGCCACGCTGGGCGAAGCGTGTCTCGAGCCGGAAGCGCGGCGCCACCCGCTGCCGCTGTGGGCGGTGCTCGGCAATCACGACACCAGCGCGGAGTCGATCGCGCTCGAGCGCGAGCGCGTGCCGCTGTACGTGTCGAACTGGAAGCTGCTCGGGCTGCCGGTCGAGACGGTCGAGCTGCCGCAAGGCGTGAGCCTGGTGTTCTACGACTCCACCGCCCTGCACCGGACCGCGAACGCCGCGTCGCTGCCGCTGCTCACGCGCGCGCTCGCGCAGTCACGCGGGCCCTGGCGCGTGCTCGTGGCGCACCACCCGCTCGACGGGCGCGAGGTCGACGTGCCGATCCAGCGCGCGCTCGCGGCCGCGGGCGTGCGCGCGCAGCTCCTGCTCGCGGGTCACATCCACGACCTGCGCGGCGCTGCCGGCGAGGCGCCGCAGCCGGCCTTCCAGCTCGTGTCGGGCGGCGGCGGCGGCAGCGAGTCGAGTCACCAGACACTGCCCGGCGAGCTCTACCAGCTCGCCTCGACCGGCTTCGCGCGCGTCGACCTGGTGGGCGCCGGCGCGAGCGCGCACCTGCGGCTGCGCCTGTTCGCGGTCTCGGCCGTGGACGTGCCGCGGGTGGTGGCCGCCTGGACGGTCTCCGAGTCGGGGGCGGTCACCTCCGAGACACTCGGCTCGGCGGCCGAGTAG
- a CDS encoding M20/M25/M40 family metallo-hydrolase: protein MNQPLALVLVVLALASGARAQTAVSEADRALVRQVYQELVETNTTHSTGSTTAAAERVAARLRAAGIPESDIARLGPSPTKGNLVARLHGSGAEKPLVLLAHLDVVEAKREDWSVDPFVLLEQDGYFYGRGTLDDKAMAAIFTTLVLRLATDHTPLRRDVILALTADEEAGNENGAEWLLREHRELVDGSLVLNEGGGGWLRQGKYLVLAMQSSEKTYMDYALKVTDKGGHSSLPTPENAIYRLAAGLGRLQKLVFPVELNEVTREFLKRAAPTEPKEIGAAMRALAANAQDPQAAKRLSREPRYNALIRTTCVATQVEAGHARNALPQSALANVNCRILPGHSAEEVRKQLVSALADPKIDVALDEQEIAGPRASVDPELLKTVEGVAAQVFPGVPVVPTMSSGATDSKYFRLAGIPAYGLSGIFVDIDDVRAHGRDERVGVKQFYEGQEFLSRLVTALAASKP from the coding sequence GTGAACCAGCCACTCGCTCTCGTGCTCGTGGTGCTCGCGCTGGCCAGCGGCGCGCGCGCCCAGACCGCCGTCTCCGAAGCCGACCGCGCGCTGGTGCGGCAGGTCTACCAGGAGCTGGTCGAGACCAACACCACGCACTCGACCGGCAGCACGACTGCCGCCGCCGAGCGCGTGGCGGCCCGGCTGCGCGCTGCGGGCATCCCCGAGTCCGACATCGCCCGGCTCGGACCCTCGCCGACCAAGGGCAACCTGGTCGCGCGCCTGCACGGCAGCGGGGCCGAGAAGCCGCTGGTCCTGCTCGCGCACCTCGACGTGGTGGAGGCCAAGCGCGAGGACTGGTCGGTCGATCCGTTCGTGCTGCTCGAGCAGGACGGCTACTTCTACGGCCGCGGCACGCTCGACGACAAGGCCATGGCGGCGATCTTCACCACGCTCGTCCTGCGGCTGGCGACCGACCACACGCCGCTGCGGCGCGACGTGATCCTCGCGCTCACGGCCGACGAGGAGGCCGGGAACGAGAACGGCGCCGAGTGGCTCTTGCGCGAGCACCGCGAGCTGGTCGACGGGTCACTCGTGCTGAACGAGGGCGGCGGCGGCTGGCTGCGCCAGGGCAAGTATCTCGTGCTGGCCATGCAGTCGTCCGAGAAGACCTACATGGACTACGCGCTCAAGGTGACCGACAAGGGCGGTCACAGCTCGCTGCCCACGCCGGAGAACGCGATCTACCGCCTGGCGGCGGGGCTCGGCCGGCTGCAGAAGCTGGTCTTCCCGGTCGAGCTGAACGAAGTGACTCGCGAGTTCCTGAAGCGCGCCGCGCCGACCGAGCCCAAGGAGATCGGCGCCGCCATGCGCGCGCTGGCCGCGAACGCCCAGGACCCGCAGGCGGCCAAGCGCCTGTCGCGCGAGCCGCGCTACAACGCGCTGATCCGCACCACCTGCGTCGCCACACAGGTCGAGGCCGGTCACGCGCGCAACGCGCTGCCGCAGAGCGCGCTGGCGAACGTGAACTGCCGCATCCTGCCGGGTCACTCGGCAGAAGAGGTCCGCAAGCAGCTCGTGAGCGCGCTCGCCGACCCGAAGATCGACGTGGCGCTCGACGAGCAGGAGATCGCTGGGCCGCGCGCCAGCGTCGACCCCGAGCTGTTGAAGACCGTCGAGGGCGTTGCGGCCCAAGTGTTTCCCGGCGTGCCGGTGGTGCCGACCATGAGCTCGGGCGCCACCGACTCGAAGTACTTCCGCCTGGCCGGGATCCCCGCCTACGGGCTGTCGGGGATCTTCGTCGACATCGACGACGTGCGCGCGCACGGCCGCGACGAGCGCGTGGGCGTGAAGCAGTTCTACGAGGGCCAGGAGTTCCTGAGCCGCCTGGTCACGGCGCTGGCGGCCTCGAAGCCGTGA